From one Shewanella sp. GD04112 genomic stretch:
- the pflB gene encoding formate C-acetyltransferase, whose translation MTDKTELFANAWEGFTPGDWKSEVNVRDFIQQNYAPYEGDESFLAGATEATTKLWDKVMEGIKQENRTHAPVDFDTKMVSTITSHDAGYINKDLETIVGLQTDAPLKRAMLPNGGIRMVESSCAAYDRVLDEDVKYIYSELRKTHNQGVFDVYTPEIMACRKSGVLTGLPDAYGRGRIIGDYRRVALYGIDFLMKDKFAQFSSLQAQFEAGEDLSNVIQLREEIAEQHRALGQMKKMAAKYGFDISRPATNAQEAIQWTYFGYLAAVKSQNGAAMSLGRTSSFLDIYIERDLKNGIITEQQAQEMIDHFVMKLRMVRFLRTPEYDELFSGDPIWATESIGGMGLDGRTLVTKSSFRFLNTLYTMGPSPEPNITVLWSDKLPVGFKKYCAKVSIDTSSIQYENDDLMRPDFQSDDYAIACCVSPMVVGKHMQFFGARANLAKTMLYAINGGVDEKLKIQIAPKADPITDEVLNFDDVMNRLDGLMDWLATQYVTALNAIHYMHDKYSYEAALMALHDRDVRRTMACGIAGLSIAADSLSAIKYAQVKPVRDENGIAVDFEISGDYPKFGNNDPRVDDIACDLVERFMAKIRDRKMYRNAIPTQSILTITSNVVYGKKTGNTPDGRRAGAPFAPGANPMHGRDEKGAIASLTSVAKLPFAHAQDGISYTFSIVPNALGKDEDGRRTNLAALMDGYFAHNEGHEGGQHLNVNVMNREMLEDAVVNPDKYPQLTIRVSGYAVRFNSLTPEQQQDVITRTFTKGL comes from the coding sequence ATGACCGACAAAACTGAACTGTTTGCCAACGCATGGGAAGGTTTTACCCCTGGCGATTGGAAATCTGAAGTCAATGTACGTGACTTTATTCAACAAAACTATGCTCCCTATGAAGGTGACGAGTCATTCCTAGCCGGTGCCACCGAAGCCACAACCAAGTTGTGGGACAAAGTGATGGAAGGCATCAAGCAAGAAAACCGTACCCATGCGCCAGTTGATTTCGACACTAAGATGGTTTCAACCATCACTTCCCACGACGCGGGTTATATCAATAAAGATTTAGAAACTATCGTTGGTTTACAAACTGATGCGCCGCTCAAACGCGCTATGTTGCCTAACGGTGGTATTCGTATGGTGGAAAGCTCATGCGCCGCCTACGATCGCGTACTAGATGAAGATGTTAAATACATTTATTCAGAATTGCGTAAAACCCATAACCAAGGCGTATTCGACGTCTACACCCCAGAAATCATGGCATGCCGTAAATCCGGCGTATTAACTGGTTTACCCGATGCCTATGGTCGTGGACGTATTATCGGTGACTATCGCCGCGTAGCGCTGTACGGTATCGACTTCTTAATGAAGGATAAATTTGCTCAATTCAGCTCACTGCAAGCGCAGTTCGAAGCCGGTGAAGATTTATCTAACGTTATCCAACTGCGTGAAGAAATTGCCGAGCAGCACCGCGCTCTCGGTCAAATGAAAAAAATGGCCGCGAAATACGGCTTCGATATTTCTCGCCCAGCGACAAACGCCCAAGAAGCGATCCAATGGACTTACTTCGGTTACTTAGCCGCAGTGAAGAGCCAAAACGGCGCGGCAATGTCTTTAGGCCGTACCTCATCTTTCCTCGATATCTATATCGAGCGCGATCTGAAAAACGGCATAATCACTGAGCAACAAGCTCAAGAAATGATTGACCATTTCGTGATGAAACTGCGTATGGTGCGTTTCCTACGTACTCCTGAATACGATGAGTTATTCTCAGGCGACCCAATTTGGGCTACTGAATCTATCGGCGGTATGGGCTTAGACGGCCGTACACTGGTAACCAAATCCAGCTTCCGTTTCTTAAACACCTTATACACTATGGGCCCAAGCCCTGAGCCAAACATCACTGTGCTCTGGTCTGACAAACTGCCTGTCGGCTTTAAAAAGTACTGCGCGAAAGTGTCTATCGACACCAGCTCTATCCAGTACGAAAACGATGACTTAATGCGTCCAGACTTCCAATCTGACGATTACGCTATCGCTTGCTGCGTGAGCCCAATGGTTGTGGGTAAACACATGCAGTTCTTCGGCGCCCGTGCAAACTTGGCAAAAACCATGTTGTATGCGATCAACGGCGGCGTTGACGAAAAACTGAAAATCCAAATCGCGCCAAAAGCCGACCCCATCACCGACGAAGTATTGAACTTCGATGACGTAATGAATCGCTTAGACGGCCTGATGGATTGGTTAGCGACCCAATATGTCACAGCACTGAACGCTATTCACTACATGCACGACAAGTACTCCTACGAAGCTGCGCTGATGGCGCTGCACGACAGAGATGTACGTCGCACTATGGCTTGTGGTATCGCAGGGCTTTCTATCGCAGCCGACTCACTGTCTGCTATCAAGTACGCTCAAGTTAAACCTGTACGTGATGAAAACGGCATTGCCGTCGACTTTGAGATCAGCGGTGATTATCCAAAATTTGGTAACAACGATCCACGCGTCGACGATATCGCCTGTGACTTAGTTGAACGTTTTATGGCGAAGATCCGCGACCGTAAGATGTACCGTAACGCTATCCCAACTCAGTCAATTCTGACCATTACCTCAAACGTGGTTTATGGTAAGAAAACTGGTAACACGCCAGACGGCCGCCGCGCAGGTGCGCCATTTGCACCGGGTGCAAACCCAATGCACGGCCGTGATGAGAAAGGCGCGATTGCCTCGTTAACCTCTGTAGCGAAACTGCCTTTCGCCCACGCACAGGACGGTATCTCTTACACCTTCTCTATCGTGCCTAATGCCTTAGGTAAAGATGAAGACGGTCGCCGCACTAACCTCGCGGCGTTGATGGACGGATATTTCGCCCACAACGAAGGACACGAAGGCGGTCAACACTTGAACGTTAACGTGATGAACCGTGAAATGCTCGAGGATGCGGTCGTCAATCCAGACAAGTATCCACAACTGACCATCCGGGTCTCGGGTTACGCAGTGCGCTTTAACTCTTTGACCCCAGAGCAGCAGCAAGACGTGATCACACGTACTTTCACAAAAGGTCTGTAA
- the focA gene encoding formate transporter FocA has protein sequence MKDSHANAPQTSSNGYEPVQVSSHFSCYHQAEIYGKSKVVKAPWQSFGLAVFAGAFIALAFVFYLTVTTGAGDSAWGLVRLVGGIAFSLGLILVVICGGELFTSSVLSSVAWAQKQVTTSELLKCWTRVYLGNFVGAMLMVGLIMAAGLYELDGGNWGLNALKVSQHKLHHTWIQAFSLGILCNMLVCLGIWMTFASRESLTKAILLILPVAMFVSSGFEHSIANLFMVPFGITIQAVASPEFFASLGITQEQFADLTVTNFVFNNLIPVTLGNIVGGGVIVGLGYWWIEQGQIALPDPQKSHQPHFFASPLHTEKAKNSQESK, from the coding sequence ATGAAAGACTCACATGCTAACGCTCCACAGACATCATCAAATGGCTATGAGCCTGTGCAGGTTTCTTCGCATTTTAGTTGTTATCACCAAGCCGAAATCTACGGCAAAAGCAAAGTGGTTAAGGCGCCTTGGCAATCCTTTGGTTTAGCGGTATTTGCGGGTGCCTTTATTGCTTTAGCCTTTGTGTTTTACCTGACCGTCACCACGGGCGCGGGCGATAGTGCATGGGGCTTAGTACGTCTTGTGGGCGGTATCGCCTTTAGCTTAGGGTTAATTTTGGTCGTGATTTGCGGCGGCGAGTTGTTCACTAGTTCAGTCTTAAGCAGTGTGGCTTGGGCGCAAAAACAAGTGACTACCAGTGAGTTACTCAAATGCTGGACGCGAGTTTACCTAGGCAACTTTGTCGGCGCCATGTTGATGGTCGGCTTGATTATGGCGGCGGGCTTATATGAGCTTGATGGCGGAAATTGGGGACTAAATGCTTTAAAGGTTTCACAACATAAGCTGCACCATACATGGATTCAAGCATTTAGCTTAGGTATTTTATGTAATATGCTGGTATGTCTTGGTATTTGGATGACCTTCGCCAGCCGAGAATCGCTAACCAAAGCCATTTTATTGATCCTACCTGTAGCCATGTTTGTTAGTAGCGGTTTTGAGCACAGCATTGCAAACCTGTTTATGGTGCCGTTTGGGATAACAATTCAAGCTGTGGCAAGTCCGGAGTTTTTTGCTTCCTTAGGTATTACCCAAGAACAATTTGCTGATTTAACGGTAACAAATTTTGTATTCAATAACTTAATTCCTGTGACCTTAGGCAACATCGTCGGCGGCGGTGTGATCGTCGGTCTCGGTTATTGGTGGATTGAGCAGGGCCAAATTGCCTTACCCGATCCGCAAAAATCCCATCAACCACACTTTTTTGCGTCGCCCTTGCATACCGAAAAGGCGAAAAATAGCCAAGAGAGTAAGTAA
- the yfcC gene encoding putative basic amino acid antiporter YfcC gives MTTPLSTNQPTEAAQTAPASSASHTPSPFQMPDTLVIIFFVALLAGLMTYFIPIGSFQTQEVHYLADGVDKARTVVDPTSFAYQLDAAGEPKLQPVALFKGEGGVGFFNFAFEGLTSGSKWGSAIGVIMFMLVIGGSFGVVMATGTIDNGILKLIDKTRGNEKLFIPVIFTLFSLGGAVFGMGEEAIAFAIIICPLMIRLGYDGITTVMVTYVATQIGFASSWMNPFSVAIAQGIAGIPVLSGSEFRFPMWLGFTLLGIVFTMRYAHRIQQQPSLSHSFQSDAYFREHHANTTLESRFNLGDILVLALLVLTMGWVIWGVVVKAWFIPEIASQFFTMGMVAGVIGCVFKLNGLTLNKVAQSFKDGAKTMLEPALLVGCASGILLLLGGGTPTEPSVLNSILNSAGGVIGHLPDALSAWFMLLFQSVFNFFVTSGSGQAALTMPLMAPLSDIVGVTRQVAVLAFQLGDGLTNIIVPTSASLMATLGVCRVDWGNWLKFVWRFMLLLMLVSSVLVIGAHYLGFN, from the coding sequence ATGACGACTCCACTTTCGACGAATCAGCCAACAGAAGCAGCTCAGACTGCTCCGGCATCATCCGCTTCACACACTCCCTCACCATTTCAAATGCCCGATACCTTAGTGATCATCTTTTTTGTGGCATTGCTCGCGGGATTAATGACTTATTTTATCCCCATCGGGTCGTTTCAAACCCAAGAGGTGCATTATCTGGCTGATGGCGTCGATAAAGCGCGGACGGTGGTCGACCCTACTTCTTTTGCCTATCAATTGGATGCTGCGGGCGAGCCTAAATTGCAACCTGTGGCATTGTTTAAAGGCGAGGGCGGGGTTGGCTTTTTTAACTTCGCCTTTGAGGGCCTAACTTCAGGATCTAAATGGGGCAGTGCGATTGGCGTGATAATGTTCATGCTGGTGATTGGCGGTTCCTTTGGGGTGGTGATGGCCACAGGCACCATAGATAACGGCATCTTAAAGTTAATCGATAAAACCCGTGGCAATGAAAAGTTATTTATTCCGGTGATATTTACACTGTTTTCCCTTGGTGGCGCCGTGTTTGGCATGGGAGAAGAGGCCATAGCTTTTGCCATTATCATCTGCCCATTAATGATCCGTTTGGGCTATGACGGCATCACCACTGTGATGGTGACCTATGTGGCGACTCAAATTGGTTTTGCCAGTTCTTGGATGAATCCCTTCAGTGTGGCGATTGCCCAGGGTATTGCGGGAATACCGGTTCTTTCAGGCAGTGAGTTTCGCTTTCCTATGTGGCTTGGATTCACCTTGCTCGGGATTGTTTTTACCATGCGTTACGCCCATCGCATTCAGCAGCAACCCAGTTTATCCCATAGTTTTCAGTCCGATGCTTATTTTCGAGAGCATCATGCCAATACGACATTAGAGAGTCGCTTTAATCTTGGCGATATACTGGTTTTAGCATTGTTAGTGCTCACTATGGGATGGGTGATTTGGGGCGTAGTGGTAAAAGCTTGGTTTATCCCTGAGATTGCCAGTCAGTTTTTTACCATGGGTATGGTAGCTGGCGTCATTGGCTGCGTGTTTAAACTTAATGGATTGACGCTTAACAAGGTGGCGCAGAGTTTTAAGGACGGCGCTAAAACCATGCTAGAGCCAGCCCTTTTAGTGGGATGTGCCTCGGGGATTTTACTGCTCCTTGGCGGCGGTACACCGACTGAACCAAGTGTGCTTAATTCGATTCTTAATAGCGCTGGTGGGGTGATTGGCCATCTGCCGGATGCGCTCTCGGCGTGGTTTATGTTGTTGTTTCAATCCGTATTCAACTTTTTCGTGACCTCAGGTTCAGGGCAGGCCGCATTGACTATGCCACTGATGGCACCTCTCTCTGATATCGTTGGTGTGACGCGCCAAGTGGCGGTATTGGCCTTTCAACTAGGCGATGGTCTCACCAATATCATAGTGCCCACCTCTGCGTCTTTGATGGCGACCCTTGGCGTATGCCGCGTCGATTGGGGCAACTGGCTGAAATTTGTGTGGCGTTTTATGTTGCTGCTGATGTTGGTCTCAAGCGTGCTGGTGATTGGCGCGCACTATCTTGGATTTAACTAG